The Impatiens glandulifera chromosome 3, dImpGla2.1, whole genome shotgun sequence genome contains a region encoding:
- the LOC124928958 gene encoding psbP domain-containing protein 3, chloroplastic: MAPLSCLHIHQFLPPLGLHPVAITAASPPPPRFSSSSNSKLIHSLCRSCLRTTTNNNQNQNSRIQFQGSRREALFAAFSFPALLSLPPLAWAVDTASDFRLYSDDLNKYKIMIPQVSFVECQLGSALTVDWQVGAGDSNGINSVTAFVPQESSGSNVSVVITGLGADFTRVESFGKVYEFAESLVGGLDRSWQRPPGVSAKLIDSKSSNGLYYIEYTLQNPGESRRHLISVLGVANNGWYNRLYTVTGQYLEEDSEKYGSKIEQAIASFRFI, encoded by the exons ATGGCGCCTCTTTCATGTTTGCATATACACCAGTTTCTTCCACCTCTTGGACTTCACCCCGTCGCCATCACTGCAGCATCTCCTCCACCTCCACGGTTCTCAAGTAGCTCCAATTCCAAGCTAATCCACTCACTTTGCCGCTCTTGTCTCCGCACCACCACCAACAACAACCAGAATCAAAATTCACGAATTCAATTCCAAGGTTCAAGGAGAGAAGCTCTCTTTGCAGCATTTTCATTTCCTGCACTTCTTTCCCTTCCTCCGCTTGCCTGGGCGGTCGATACAG CTTCCGATTTCCGCTTATACTCTGATGATTTAAACAAGTACAAGATAATGATTCCGCAAG TTTCGTTTGTTGAATGCCAATTGGGCTCTGCTCTAACTGTAGATTGGCAAGTGGGAGCCGGAGATAGCAATGGAATTAATTCAGTGACAGCGTTTGTCCCTCAAGAATCTTCTGGTTCAAATg TAAGTGTAGTTATCACTGGGCTAGGAGCTGATTTTACAAGGGTTGAATCTTTTGGAAAAGTATATGAATTTGCAGAGAGTCTG GTTGGTGGACTCGATAGAAGCTGGCAAAGGCCGCCTGGTGTGTCTGCAAAGCTCATAGACAGTAAATCCTCCAACG GATTGTATTACATCGAGTACACACTACAAAATCCAGGTGAAAGTCGGAGGCATTTAATTTCCGTTTTAGGGGTTGCTAATAATGGTTGGTACAACAGATTATACACGGTTACTGGACAG TATCTTGAAGAGGATTCAGAAAAATATGGTTCCAAAATCGAACAG GCGATTGCATCTTTCAGGTTTATCTGA
- the LOC124931482 gene encoding SWI/SNF complex subunit SWI3B codes for MDTNHSKSPIQEPSKPLEIKLQNPNSSSEPTATQSVAPATAAPVTGAPAAVNNSKDIPTTAAKAAPPPSTSDAVDTVFIPSYSRWFSWNGIHDCETRFLPEFFDGKSPSKNPRVYKYYRNSIITRYRENSTAKISFTEARKSIIGDVGSVRRVFDFLEAWGLINYNGSTSKIPLKWDEKETKSSTASNSSNHVNEQAANPDFIATKKRLCSGCKSVCSIACFVSDKFGLTLCARCYVRGNYRVGVSSSDFKRVEINEEIKADWTDKETLHLLEAAMHYGDDWKKISEHVGGGRSERECVNRFIKLPFGEQFVAGHPDSVDDDADVIEDESPAKRMRFNPLADASNPIMAQAAFLSAIVGVNVAETTAQSAIAALSKEVNEKGCLKAMACIERDERDMERAISHITNVQMKEIQEKILKFEEVDLQMEKEWQQLHQMKNLLFADQLTLIFNKPATTTTTKIATTNNDVVTVTAAAANNGGGESSSSTKEEEEEEINAA; via the exons ATGGACACCAACCACAGCAAATCACCAATTCAAGAACCGTCGAAGCCCTTAGAAATTAAACTCCAAAATCCCAACTCTTCTTCCGAACCCACCGCTACTCAATCCGTCGCTCCGGCAACCGCCGCTCCAGTAACCGGCGCTCCGGCAGCCGTCAACAATTCCAAGGACATTCCTACCACAGCCGCCAAAGCAGCGCCGCCACCTTCCACATCCGACGCCGTCGATACTGTCTTTATTCCCTCCTATTCCA GGTGGTTTTCGTGGAATGGAATTCACGATTGTGAGACTCGATTTCTCCCTGAGTTTTTCGATGGGAAATCACCTTCGAAGAACCCTAGGGTTTACAAGTACTATAGGAACTCAATTATCACTAGGTACAGAGAGAATTCGACGGCTAAGATTAGTTTCACAGAGGCTAGGAAATCGATTATTGGAGATGTAGGATCTGTCCGTAGAGTGTTTGATTTCTTAGAAGCTTGGGGTTTGATCAACTATAATGGCTCAACATCGAAAATTCCCTTAAAATGGGATGAAAAGGAGACTAAATCATCCACAGCTTCTAATTCCTCTAACCATGTCAATGAACAAGCTGCTAATCCTGATTTCATCGCCACAAAGAAGAGACTGTGCAGTGGATGCAAGTCTGTTTGCAGCATTGCCTGCTTTGTCAGCGACAAG TTTGGTTTGACTTTATGTGCGAGGTGTTACGTGCGCGGAAATTATCGGGTTGGTGTGTCTTCTTCGGATTTTAAAAGGGTTGAAATCAACGAAGAGATAAAGGCTGATTGGACCGATAAGGAAACTCTGCATCTTCTAGAAGCTGCTATGCATTATGGCGACGATTGGAAGAAGATTTCTGAGCATGTTGGTGGAGGTAGAAGCGAGAGGGAATGTGTCAATCGCTTTATCAAGCTTCCTTTTGGAGAGCAATTTGTCGCGGGTCATCCTGATTCTGTCGATGACGATGCTGATGTCATTGAGGACGAGAGTCCTGCGAAAAGGATGCGATTCAACCCACTGGCTGATGCAAGCAACCCGATTATGGCTCAG GCTGCTTTTTTATCAGCAATTGTTGGTGTAAATGTGGCTGAAACAACTGCTCAGTCTGCCATTGCAGCTTTGTCTAAAGAAGTTAATGAGAAAG GTTGTTTAAAAGCAATGGCGTGTATTGAGAGGGATGAACGAGATATGGAGAGAGCAATCAGTCACATTACGAATGTACAG ATGAAGGAGATTCAAGAGAAGATATTGAAATTCGAGGAAGTTGATTTGCAAATGGAGAAAGAGTGGCAACAGTTGCATCAAATGAAAAACCTTCTTTTTGCTGATCAGCTCacacttatttttaataaaccagccacaacaacaacaactaagaTTGCTACGACGAATAATGATGTTGTTACTGTCACTGCTGCTGCTGCAAACAATGGAGGAGGAGAAAGCAGCAGCAGCACaaaggaggaggaagaggaggagatcAATGCTGCTTAA
- the LOC124932831 gene encoding probable RNA-binding protein ARP1 isoform X2, with the protein MAYQQSPIPGPSSGSSSSSGLQYLNSPFGDTTYTKVFVGGLAWETQSETMHRYFEQFGEILEAVVITDKNTGRSKGYGFVTFRDPESARRACVDAAPIIDGRRANCNLASLGRPRPTLNFGRPRFSSPYNLGRAPAGVRGGGGGGFVRGLGYQQQQQPVSFSSNYQQGLNMYHPPYGYGYGYGYAAYNPEYIYPQGGGGSYSSSNNNSPYIGVGAGGQQQYVQMIYGLGGAVNQPSSIYTYNNNNNNQSIIPGGGGQGYYNTVQGYSIPPPHQVLQYGVGGTSLNASSSLVPTPYHHPTAAAGILPAQVQLMVPPPPSHHSPSTQFVQQQANNNTSDKNSSSSDG; encoded by the exons atgGCTTATCAACAGTCACCTATTCCTGGTCCGAGTTCTGGATCGAGTTCGAGTTCAGGGCTTCAGTATTTGAACTCTCCGTTTGGAGATACGACCTACACCAAGGTCTTTGTTGGAGGACTCGCGTGGGAGACGCAGAGCGAGACGATGCATCGTTATTTCGAACAGTTCGGTGAGATTCTGGAGGCGGTTGTCATCACCGATAAGAACACCGGCCGATCTAAAGGCTATGGTTTT GTGACTTTCCGAGACCCGGAATCTGCTAGAAGAGCTTGTGTTGATGCAGCTCCAATTATTGATGGTAGACGAGCCAATTGCAATCTTGCTTCTCTTGGGAGACCCAGACCTACCTTGAATTTCG GAAGACCTAGATTTTCAAGTCCTTATAATTTGGGAAGGGCGCCAGCAGGTGTtagaggaggaggaggtgggGGCTTTGTCAGAGGTTTAGGTTATCAGCAGCAACAACAACCAGTTTCATTTAGCAGCAACTATCAACAAGGATTGAATATGTATCATCCTCCCTATGGTTATGGCTATGGCTATGG GTATGCAGCTTATAATCCTGAATACATCTATCCACAG GGTGGTGGTGGCAGTTACAGCAGCAGCAACAACAACAGCCCTTACATAGGGGTGGGGGCAGGGGGTCAACAACAGTATGTACAGATGATATATGGGTTGGGGGGAGCAGTTAACCAGCCATCATCaatctacacttataataataataataataaccaaaGTATTATTCCTGGTGGTGGTGGTCAAGGGTATTATAATACAGTTCAAGGTTATAGCATTCCTCCTCCTCACCAGGTTTTGCAATATGGAGTAGGAGGAACAAGTCTTAATGCTTCATCATCATTGGTACCAACACCCTATCATCATCCCACAG CAGCTGCAGGTATCCTCCCAGCACAAGTGCAATTGATGGTCCCTCCTCCTCCTAGTCATCATTCTCCCAGTactcagttcgttcaacaacAAGCTAACAACAACACTTCTGACAAGAACAGCAGCAGCAGCGACGGGTGA
- the LOC124932831 gene encoding probable RNA-binding protein ARP1 isoform X7 has translation MAYQQSPIPGPSSGSSSSSGLQYLNSPFGDTTYTKVFVGGLAWETQSETMHRYFEQFGEILEAVVITDKNTGRSKGYGFVTFRDPESARRACVDAAPIIDGRRANCNLASLGRPRPTLNFGRPRFSSPYNLGRAPAGVRGGGGGGFVRGLGYQQQQQPVSFSSNYQQGLNMYHPPYGYGYGYGYAAYNPEYIYPQVLQYGVGGTSLNASSSLVPTPYHHPTAAGILPAQVQLMVPPPPSHHSPSTQFVQQQANNNTSDKNSSSSDG, from the exons atgGCTTATCAACAGTCACCTATTCCTGGTCCGAGTTCTGGATCGAGTTCGAGTTCAGGGCTTCAGTATTTGAACTCTCCGTTTGGAGATACGACCTACACCAAGGTCTTTGTTGGAGGACTCGCGTGGGAGACGCAGAGCGAGACGATGCATCGTTATTTCGAACAGTTCGGTGAGATTCTGGAGGCGGTTGTCATCACCGATAAGAACACCGGCCGATCTAAAGGCTATGGTTTT GTGACTTTCCGAGACCCGGAATCTGCTAGAAGAGCTTGTGTTGATGCAGCTCCAATTATTGATGGTAGACGAGCCAATTGCAATCTTGCTTCTCTTGGGAGACCCAGACCTACCTTGAATTTCG GAAGACCTAGATTTTCAAGTCCTTATAATTTGGGAAGGGCGCCAGCAGGTGTtagaggaggaggaggtgggGGCTTTGTCAGAGGTTTAGGTTATCAGCAGCAACAACAACCAGTTTCATTTAGCAGCAACTATCAACAAGGATTGAATATGTATCATCCTCCCTATGGTTATGGCTATGGCTATGG GTATGCAGCTTATAATCCTGAATACATCTATCCACAG GTTTTGCAATATGGAGTAGGAGGAACAAGTCTTAATGCTTCATCATCATTGGTACCAACACCCTATCATCATCCCACAG CTGCAGGTATCCTCCCAGCACAAGTGCAATTGATGGTCCCTCCTCCTCCTAGTCATCATTCTCCCAGTactcagttcgttcaacaacAAGCTAACAACAACACTTCTGACAAGAACAGCAGCAGCAGCGACGGGTGA
- the LOC124932831 gene encoding probable RNA-binding protein ARP1 isoform X6, whose amino-acid sequence MAYQQSPIPGPSSGSSSSSGLQYLNSPFGDTTYTKVFVGGLAWETQSETMHRYFEQFGEILEAVVITDKNTGRSKGYGFVTFRDPESARRACVDAAPIIDGRRANCNLASLGRPRPTLNFGRPRFSSPYNLGRAPAGVRGGGGGGFVRGLGYQQQQQPVSFSSNYQQGLNMYHPPYGYGYGYGYAAYNPEYIYPQVLQYGVGGTSLNASSSLVPTPYHHPTAAAGILPAQVQLMVPPPPSHHSPSTQFVQQQANNNTSDKNSSSSDG is encoded by the exons atgGCTTATCAACAGTCACCTATTCCTGGTCCGAGTTCTGGATCGAGTTCGAGTTCAGGGCTTCAGTATTTGAACTCTCCGTTTGGAGATACGACCTACACCAAGGTCTTTGTTGGAGGACTCGCGTGGGAGACGCAGAGCGAGACGATGCATCGTTATTTCGAACAGTTCGGTGAGATTCTGGAGGCGGTTGTCATCACCGATAAGAACACCGGCCGATCTAAAGGCTATGGTTTT GTGACTTTCCGAGACCCGGAATCTGCTAGAAGAGCTTGTGTTGATGCAGCTCCAATTATTGATGGTAGACGAGCCAATTGCAATCTTGCTTCTCTTGGGAGACCCAGACCTACCTTGAATTTCG GAAGACCTAGATTTTCAAGTCCTTATAATTTGGGAAGGGCGCCAGCAGGTGTtagaggaggaggaggtgggGGCTTTGTCAGAGGTTTAGGTTATCAGCAGCAACAACAACCAGTTTCATTTAGCAGCAACTATCAACAAGGATTGAATATGTATCATCCTCCCTATGGTTATGGCTATGGCTATGG GTATGCAGCTTATAATCCTGAATACATCTATCCACAG GTTTTGCAATATGGAGTAGGAGGAACAAGTCTTAATGCTTCATCATCATTGGTACCAACACCCTATCATCATCCCACAG CAGCTGCAGGTATCCTCCCAGCACAAGTGCAATTGATGGTCCCTCCTCCTCCTAGTCATCATTCTCCCAGTactcagttcgttcaacaacAAGCTAACAACAACACTTCTGACAAGAACAGCAGCAGCAGCGACGGGTGA
- the LOC124932831 gene encoding probable RNA-binding protein ARP1 isoform X5: MAYQQSPIPGPSSGSSSSSGLQYLNSPFGDTTYTKVFVGGLAWETQSETMHRYFEQFGEILEAVVITDKNTGRSKGYGFVTFRDPESARRACVDAAPIIDGRRANCNLASLGRPRPTLNFGRPRFSSPYNLGRAPAGVRGGGGGGFVRGLGYQQQQQPVSFSSNYQQGLNMYHPPYGYGYGYGYAAYNPEYIYPQVLQYGVGGTSLNASSSLVPTPYHHPTAAAAGILPAQVQLMVPPPPSHHSPSTQFVQQQANNNTSDKNSSSSDG; this comes from the exons atgGCTTATCAACAGTCACCTATTCCTGGTCCGAGTTCTGGATCGAGTTCGAGTTCAGGGCTTCAGTATTTGAACTCTCCGTTTGGAGATACGACCTACACCAAGGTCTTTGTTGGAGGACTCGCGTGGGAGACGCAGAGCGAGACGATGCATCGTTATTTCGAACAGTTCGGTGAGATTCTGGAGGCGGTTGTCATCACCGATAAGAACACCGGCCGATCTAAAGGCTATGGTTTT GTGACTTTCCGAGACCCGGAATCTGCTAGAAGAGCTTGTGTTGATGCAGCTCCAATTATTGATGGTAGACGAGCCAATTGCAATCTTGCTTCTCTTGGGAGACCCAGACCTACCTTGAATTTCG GAAGACCTAGATTTTCAAGTCCTTATAATTTGGGAAGGGCGCCAGCAGGTGTtagaggaggaggaggtgggGGCTTTGTCAGAGGTTTAGGTTATCAGCAGCAACAACAACCAGTTTCATTTAGCAGCAACTATCAACAAGGATTGAATATGTATCATCCTCCCTATGGTTATGGCTATGGCTATGG GTATGCAGCTTATAATCCTGAATACATCTATCCACAG GTTTTGCAATATGGAGTAGGAGGAACAAGTCTTAATGCTTCATCATCATTGGTACCAACACCCTATCATCATCCCACAG CAGCAGCTGCAGGTATCCTCCCAGCACAAGTGCAATTGATGGTCCCTCCTCCTCCTAGTCATCATTCTCCCAGTactcagttcgttcaacaacAAGCTAACAACAACACTTCTGACAAGAACAGCAGCAGCAGCGACGGGTGA
- the LOC124932831 gene encoding probable RNA-binding protein ARP1 isoform X1 produces MAYQQSPIPGPSSGSSSSSGLQYLNSPFGDTTYTKVFVGGLAWETQSETMHRYFEQFGEILEAVVITDKNTGRSKGYGFVTFRDPESARRACVDAAPIIDGRRANCNLASLGRPRPTLNFGRPRFSSPYNLGRAPAGVRGGGGGGFVRGLGYQQQQQPVSFSSNYQQGLNMYHPPYGYGYGYGYAAYNPEYIYPQGGGGSYSSSNNNSPYIGVGAGGQQQYVQMIYGLGGAVNQPSSIYTYNNNNNNQSIIPGGGGQGYYNTVQGYSIPPPHQVLQYGVGGTSLNASSSLVPTPYHHPTAAAAGILPAQVQLMVPPPPSHHSPSTQFVQQQANNNTSDKNSSSSDG; encoded by the exons atgGCTTATCAACAGTCACCTATTCCTGGTCCGAGTTCTGGATCGAGTTCGAGTTCAGGGCTTCAGTATTTGAACTCTCCGTTTGGAGATACGACCTACACCAAGGTCTTTGTTGGAGGACTCGCGTGGGAGACGCAGAGCGAGACGATGCATCGTTATTTCGAACAGTTCGGTGAGATTCTGGAGGCGGTTGTCATCACCGATAAGAACACCGGCCGATCTAAAGGCTATGGTTTT GTGACTTTCCGAGACCCGGAATCTGCTAGAAGAGCTTGTGTTGATGCAGCTCCAATTATTGATGGTAGACGAGCCAATTGCAATCTTGCTTCTCTTGGGAGACCCAGACCTACCTTGAATTTCG GAAGACCTAGATTTTCAAGTCCTTATAATTTGGGAAGGGCGCCAGCAGGTGTtagaggaggaggaggtgggGGCTTTGTCAGAGGTTTAGGTTATCAGCAGCAACAACAACCAGTTTCATTTAGCAGCAACTATCAACAAGGATTGAATATGTATCATCCTCCCTATGGTTATGGCTATGGCTATGG GTATGCAGCTTATAATCCTGAATACATCTATCCACAG GGTGGTGGTGGCAGTTACAGCAGCAGCAACAACAACAGCCCTTACATAGGGGTGGGGGCAGGGGGTCAACAACAGTATGTACAGATGATATATGGGTTGGGGGGAGCAGTTAACCAGCCATCATCaatctacacttataataataataataataaccaaaGTATTATTCCTGGTGGTGGTGGTCAAGGGTATTATAATACAGTTCAAGGTTATAGCATTCCTCCTCCTCACCAGGTTTTGCAATATGGAGTAGGAGGAACAAGTCTTAATGCTTCATCATCATTGGTACCAACACCCTATCATCATCCCACAG CAGCAGCTGCAGGTATCCTCCCAGCACAAGTGCAATTGATGGTCCCTCCTCCTCCTAGTCATCATTCTCCCAGTactcagttcgttcaacaacAAGCTAACAACAACACTTCTGACAAGAACAGCAGCAGCAGCGACGGGTGA
- the LOC124932831 gene encoding probable RNA-binding protein ARP1 isoform X4, producing MAYQQSPIPGPSSGSSSSSGLQYLNSPFGDTTYTKVFVGGLAWETQSETMHRYFEQFGEILEAVVITDKNTGRSKGYGFVTFRDPESARRACVDAAPIIDGRRANCNLASLGRPRPTLNFGRPRFSSPYNLGRAPAGVRGGGGGGFVRGLGYQQQQQPVSFSSNYQQGLNMYHPPYGYGYGYGYAAYNPEYIYPQGGGGSYSSSNNNSPYIGVGAGGQQQYVQMIYGLGGAVNQPSSIYTYNNNNNNQSIIPGGGGQGYYNTVQGYSIPPPHQVLQYGVGGTSLNASSSLVPTPYHHPTGILPAQVQLMVPPPPSHHSPSTQFVQQQANNNTSDKNSSSSDG from the exons atgGCTTATCAACAGTCACCTATTCCTGGTCCGAGTTCTGGATCGAGTTCGAGTTCAGGGCTTCAGTATTTGAACTCTCCGTTTGGAGATACGACCTACACCAAGGTCTTTGTTGGAGGACTCGCGTGGGAGACGCAGAGCGAGACGATGCATCGTTATTTCGAACAGTTCGGTGAGATTCTGGAGGCGGTTGTCATCACCGATAAGAACACCGGCCGATCTAAAGGCTATGGTTTT GTGACTTTCCGAGACCCGGAATCTGCTAGAAGAGCTTGTGTTGATGCAGCTCCAATTATTGATGGTAGACGAGCCAATTGCAATCTTGCTTCTCTTGGGAGACCCAGACCTACCTTGAATTTCG GAAGACCTAGATTTTCAAGTCCTTATAATTTGGGAAGGGCGCCAGCAGGTGTtagaggaggaggaggtgggGGCTTTGTCAGAGGTTTAGGTTATCAGCAGCAACAACAACCAGTTTCATTTAGCAGCAACTATCAACAAGGATTGAATATGTATCATCCTCCCTATGGTTATGGCTATGGCTATGG GTATGCAGCTTATAATCCTGAATACATCTATCCACAG GGTGGTGGTGGCAGTTACAGCAGCAGCAACAACAACAGCCCTTACATAGGGGTGGGGGCAGGGGGTCAACAACAGTATGTACAGATGATATATGGGTTGGGGGGAGCAGTTAACCAGCCATCATCaatctacacttataataataataataataaccaaaGTATTATTCCTGGTGGTGGTGGTCAAGGGTATTATAATACAGTTCAAGGTTATAGCATTCCTCCTCCTCACCAGGTTTTGCAATATGGAGTAGGAGGAACAAGTCTTAATGCTTCATCATCATTGGTACCAACACCCTATCATCATCCCACAG GTATCCTCCCAGCACAAGTGCAATTGATGGTCCCTCCTCCTCCTAGTCATCATTCTCCCAGTactcagttcgttcaacaacAAGCTAACAACAACACTTCTGACAAGAACAGCAGCAGCAGCGACGGGTGA
- the LOC124932831 gene encoding probable RNA-binding protein ARP1 isoform X3 codes for MAYQQSPIPGPSSGSSSSSGLQYLNSPFGDTTYTKVFVGGLAWETQSETMHRYFEQFGEILEAVVITDKNTGRSKGYGFVTFRDPESARRACVDAAPIIDGRRANCNLASLGRPRPTLNFGRPRFSSPYNLGRAPAGVRGGGGGGFVRGLGYQQQQQPVSFSSNYQQGLNMYHPPYGYGYGYGYAAYNPEYIYPQGGGGSYSSSNNNSPYIGVGAGGQQQYVQMIYGLGGAVNQPSSIYTYNNNNNNQSIIPGGGGQGYYNTVQGYSIPPPHQVLQYGVGGTSLNASSSLVPTPYHHPTAAGILPAQVQLMVPPPPSHHSPSTQFVQQQANNNTSDKNSSSSDG; via the exons atgGCTTATCAACAGTCACCTATTCCTGGTCCGAGTTCTGGATCGAGTTCGAGTTCAGGGCTTCAGTATTTGAACTCTCCGTTTGGAGATACGACCTACACCAAGGTCTTTGTTGGAGGACTCGCGTGGGAGACGCAGAGCGAGACGATGCATCGTTATTTCGAACAGTTCGGTGAGATTCTGGAGGCGGTTGTCATCACCGATAAGAACACCGGCCGATCTAAAGGCTATGGTTTT GTGACTTTCCGAGACCCGGAATCTGCTAGAAGAGCTTGTGTTGATGCAGCTCCAATTATTGATGGTAGACGAGCCAATTGCAATCTTGCTTCTCTTGGGAGACCCAGACCTACCTTGAATTTCG GAAGACCTAGATTTTCAAGTCCTTATAATTTGGGAAGGGCGCCAGCAGGTGTtagaggaggaggaggtgggGGCTTTGTCAGAGGTTTAGGTTATCAGCAGCAACAACAACCAGTTTCATTTAGCAGCAACTATCAACAAGGATTGAATATGTATCATCCTCCCTATGGTTATGGCTATGGCTATGG GTATGCAGCTTATAATCCTGAATACATCTATCCACAG GGTGGTGGTGGCAGTTACAGCAGCAGCAACAACAACAGCCCTTACATAGGGGTGGGGGCAGGGGGTCAACAACAGTATGTACAGATGATATATGGGTTGGGGGGAGCAGTTAACCAGCCATCATCaatctacacttataataataataataataaccaaaGTATTATTCCTGGTGGTGGTGGTCAAGGGTATTATAATACAGTTCAAGGTTATAGCATTCCTCCTCCTCACCAGGTTTTGCAATATGGAGTAGGAGGAACAAGTCTTAATGCTTCATCATCATTGGTACCAACACCCTATCATCATCCCACAG CTGCAGGTATCCTCCCAGCACAAGTGCAATTGATGGTCCCTCCTCCTCCTAGTCATCATTCTCCCAGTactcagttcgttcaacaacAAGCTAACAACAACACTTCTGACAAGAACAGCAGCAGCAGCGACGGGTGA
- the LOC124932831 gene encoding probable RNA-binding protein ARP1 isoform X8 has translation MAYQQSPIPGPSSGSSSSSGLQYLNSPFGDTTYTKVFVGGLAWETQSETMHRYFEQFGEILEAVVITDKNTGRSKGYGFVTFRDPESARRACVDAAPIIDGRRANCNLASLGRPRPTLNFGRPRFSSPYNLGRAPAGVRGGGGGGFVRGLGYQQQQQPVSFSSNYQQGLNMYHPPYGYGYGYGYAAYNPEYIYPQVLQYGVGGTSLNASSSLVPTPYHHPTGILPAQVQLMVPPPPSHHSPSTQFVQQQANNNTSDKNSSSSDG, from the exons atgGCTTATCAACAGTCACCTATTCCTGGTCCGAGTTCTGGATCGAGTTCGAGTTCAGGGCTTCAGTATTTGAACTCTCCGTTTGGAGATACGACCTACACCAAGGTCTTTGTTGGAGGACTCGCGTGGGAGACGCAGAGCGAGACGATGCATCGTTATTTCGAACAGTTCGGTGAGATTCTGGAGGCGGTTGTCATCACCGATAAGAACACCGGCCGATCTAAAGGCTATGGTTTT GTGACTTTCCGAGACCCGGAATCTGCTAGAAGAGCTTGTGTTGATGCAGCTCCAATTATTGATGGTAGACGAGCCAATTGCAATCTTGCTTCTCTTGGGAGACCCAGACCTACCTTGAATTTCG GAAGACCTAGATTTTCAAGTCCTTATAATTTGGGAAGGGCGCCAGCAGGTGTtagaggaggaggaggtgggGGCTTTGTCAGAGGTTTAGGTTATCAGCAGCAACAACAACCAGTTTCATTTAGCAGCAACTATCAACAAGGATTGAATATGTATCATCCTCCCTATGGTTATGGCTATGGCTATGG GTATGCAGCTTATAATCCTGAATACATCTATCCACAG GTTTTGCAATATGGAGTAGGAGGAACAAGTCTTAATGCTTCATCATCATTGGTACCAACACCCTATCATCATCCCACAG GTATCCTCCCAGCACAAGTGCAATTGATGGTCCCTCCTCCTCCTAGTCATCATTCTCCCAGTactcagttcgttcaacaacAAGCTAACAACAACACTTCTGACAAGAACAGCAGCAGCAGCGACGGGTGA